A genome region from Cutaneotrichosporon cavernicola HIS019 DNA, chromosome: 5 includes the following:
- a CDS encoding uncharacterized protein (to TIGR gene model, INSD accession), whose product MSSTPTESTAERGLAVDLSLKRRWWRWRAHITPWSELTSHQYKGSGTAEDPFVVTWLEDDVENPYNWGDVYKWFITYIVAVGMLSVTMGSSILSGSIQHVKKEFPGHHSMSYIMVTGIYILGFVVGPFLWAPWSEVFGRRSAFVFTQIPFTVFDAGVCGANNLYTLLILRFCAGIFGCCAMTNAGGIISDMFRAHKRGLAMGVFGAMPWMGPVIGPIIGGFLGNPAGWRWVAAVAAIFTGYLAFMHLAFLPETYAPVLMRKRALALTAGDPHGRIYKSEQDVARPLNTRQLIRNQLKVPYVLLFTEPIVFILSLYVATIFGLLYMQFTSFPIVFQQQRGWGPGLGSLAFLGICVGCNLALVYIVVWGNPSYARALKERGALPPEARLPSAMVGAIILPAGLFWFAFTCMPVSIHWIVPILGTVPYGAGLVVLFMSVQNYLVDAYLPLAASVMAGGTVTRSLLGVLIPLFTVDMYKALGPRWASSIPAFLALAFAPFPFILVKYGQRIRRWTKYGREADDVVQRLAAAKMAARQAEAQEAAEEEKATSSEYEGEGPGLDHLKIDGAGNALDDGEVEVEIEETIMEAHEEIERIRSRAASRAASVRSVRSEAAKSVSSTETESPSMYTALEGGRRTPFEAIVGRVKP is encoded by the exons atgtcctcgacTCCAACGGAGAGCACCGCCGAGCGCGGTCTCGCAGTGGACTTATCCCTCAAACGccggtggtggaggtggcgcgCACACATCACACCGTGGTCCGAACTCACATCGCACCAGTACAAGGGGAGCGGGACAGCCGAGGACCCCTTCGTCGTAACTTGGCTagaggacgacgtggaGAACCCGTACAATTGGGGCGACGTGTATAAGTGGTTCATCACATACATTGTGGCGGTCGGCATGCTCAGCGTCACCATGGGCTCGTCGATTCTGTCGGGCAGTATCCAGCATGTCAAGAAGGAGTTTCCTGGTCATCATTCAATGTCGTATATCATGG TCACTGGCATCTACATTCTCGGCTTTGTTGTCGGGCCTTTCCTATGGGCGCCGTGGTCCGAGGTATTTGGCCGACGCTCTGCCTTCGTCTTCACCCAGATCCCCTTTACGGTGTTCGATGCTGGGGTCTGTGGCGCCAACAACCTGTATacgctcctcatccttcGCTTCTGTGCAGGTATCTTTGGATGCTGCGCGATGACAAATGCCGGTGGCATTATTAGCGACATGTTCCGCGCACACAAGCGCGGTCTTGCGATGGGAGTTTTCGGCGCCATGCCGTGGATGGGCCCCGTTATTGGACCCATCATCGGCGGTTTCTTAGGCAACCCCGCGGGATGGCGATGggtcgcggccgtcgccgcAATCTTCACGGGCTATCTTGCGTTCATGCACCTCGCATTCCTCCCCGAGACGTATGCGCCTGTGCTGATGCGCAAGCGGGCATTGGCTCTCACAGCCGGCGACCCGCACGGACGCATCTACAAGTCGGAGCAGGACGTTGCCAGGCCCCTCAACACGCGCCAGCTCATTCGCAACCAGCTCAAGGTGCCTtacgtcctcctcttcaccgAACCTATCGTCTTCATCCTCAGCCTGTACGTGGCGACAATCTTCGGCCTCCTCTACATGCAGTTCACGAGTTTCCCGATCGTCTTCCAGCAGCAACGCGGATGGGGCCCAGGTCTCGGTTCACTCGCCTTCCTGGGAATCTGCGTGGGGTGCAACCTTGCCCTCGTGTACATTGTCGTGTGGGGCAACCCTAGCTACGCCCGTGCCCTCAAGGAGCGTGGTGCGTTGCCAcccgaggcgcgcctccCGTCTGCCATGGTCGGCGCCATCATCCTCCC ggCTGGCCTCTTCTGGTTTGCATTCACGTGTATGCCCGTCTCGATTCACTGGATCGTTCCCATCCTCGGGACGGTTCCATACGGTGCAGGCCTGGTCGTCCTCTTCATGTCCGTGCAAAACTACCTCGTCGATGCGTATCTCCCGCTCGCGGCATCCGTCATGGCCGGCGGTACCGTCACGCGTTCACTCCTCGGTGTCCTCATTCCTCTCTTTACGGTGGACATGTACAAGGCTCTTGGACCGCGGTGGGCGTCGAGCATCCCGGCGTTCCTCGCGCTGGCGTTTGCGCCCTTCCCGTTCATTCTGGTCAAGTACGGCCAGAGGATTCGGCGGTGGACAAAGTACGGTcgcgaggcggacgacgTTGTGCAGCGCCTTGCGGCCGCCAagatggcggcgcgccaggcCGAAGCGCAGgaagcggccgaggaggaaaAGGCAACCTCCAGCGAGTACGAGGGCGAAGGACCGGGGCTGGACCATTTGAAGATAGACGGCGCCGGgaacgcgctcgacgacggcgaggtcgaagtggagatcgaggagacgATCATGGAGGCGCACGAAGAAATCGAACGCATCCGCTCCCGCgctgcgtcgcgcgcggcaaGTGTGCGTTCCGTGCGCTCCGAGGCCGCGAAGAGTGTGTCGAGCACCGAAACCGAGTCGCCCAGCATGTATACTGCGCTCGAGGGTGGGCGGAGGACGCCGTTCGAGGCTATTGTAGGTCGGGTCAAGCCGTAG
- a CDS encoding uncharacterized protein (aspartic-type endopeptidase activity. It is involved in the biological process described with proteolysis), with the protein MLPALLFTVAVSAAAGPMAGRDARTLPIRAAATDEHSTDPAARLAWFHDEADRARLKYADHLHLNVDHIKASRKRAVQLKNWGDSYSVQIDIGTPPQTFDAFVDTGSSDLWVVAQCQDSRECGMSKPFVPANSTSYQGTGQLFNITYLKGETLGEWAADVVAIDGVGIRTMFGVADYVTAWGSQQSALMGFALVNSSMGGETTWWQAASEQWTDKRWGMYLARTANWTDAQFNPSVNGGELTFGGVDQSKMASEPTYYQVGPNATAGGVRLWTIVSQGLALHGSVVTPSTVSATTDSGTSLIMGPDADVRRFYEAINTNVVAFSDGSYVYECGPGGNINASFVFGSPDAPDFGQPMRFNIWDGDLVSFSGTRDDFASSGMQLPSFMKGERYCIGNIVGWNDPTVKDSWVVGSPFLRNVYSIYQAEPVRHGFAPLTPEADVKYGEAYDPIQSGTGGGGGNSPDSPDVGGGNGPADGPGTTVMPSGATAVPNSAGRLDVSALLVMSAILIFA; encoded by the exons ATGCTGCCTGCCCTTCTCTTCACCGTTGCCGTCTCCGCGGCAGCGGGTCCAATGGCGGGCAGGGACGCACGCACACTCCCAATCCGTGCCGCCGCAACCGACGAACACAGCACCGACCCTgctgcgcgcctcgcctgGTTccacgacgaggcggaccGCGCCCGCTTGAAATATGCCGACCATCTCCACCTGAACGTTGACCACATCAAAGCATCGCGCAAACGGGCCGTGCA ACTCAAGAATTGGGGCGACTCGTACTCGGTCCAGATAGACATCGggacgccgccgcagaCGTTTGACGCATTTGTCGACACTGGTAGCAGTGACCTATGGGTCGTGGCACAATGCCAGGACTCGAGGGAATGCGGGATGAGCAAGCCATTCGTCCCCGCCAACAGCACGTCGTACCAGGGGACAGGGCAGCTGTTCAACATCACGTacctcaagggcgagacgTTGGGGGAGTGGGCTGCGGATGTCGTGGCTATCGACGGCGTTGGGATCCGGACAATGTTTG GCGTCGCGGACTACGTCACAGCATGGGGTTCCCAGCAGAGCGCGTTGATGGGTTTCGCGCTGGTCAACAGCTCGATGGGAGGTGAGACGACGTGGTGGCAGGCCGCCAGCGAACAGTGGACAGACAAACGGTGGGGAATGTACCTCGCGCGCACGGCCAACTGGACCGACGCGCAATTTAACCCGTCAGTGAACGGCGGGGAGCTGACgttcggcggcgtcgaccagTCCAAAATGGCCAGCGAACCGACGTACTACCAAGTCGGGCCTAATGCTACCGCAGGGGGTGTGAGGCTCTGGACAATAGTGTCGCAGGGCCTGGCGTTGCACGGGAGTGTCGTTacgccgtcgacggtgTCCGCAACGACAGACAGCGGGACGAGCCTTATCATGGGGCCCGATGCCGACGTTCGCAGGTTCTACGAAGCGATCAACACAAACGTTGTGGCATTCTCAGACGGGAGCTATGTATACGAGTGTGGACCCGGGGGAAACATCAACGCCTCCTTCGTATTTGGTTCACCAGACGCGCCCGACTTTGGCCAACCCATGCGTTTCAATATATGGGACGGCGATCTCGTGTCGTTTTCCGGAACGCGCGACGACTTTGCCTCGTCGGGCATGCAGCTGCCATCATTCATGAAGGGCGAGCGGTACTGCATTGGCAACATTGTGGGCTGGAACGACCCGACTGTAAA GGACAGCTGGGTTGTTGGCAGCCCGTTTCTGCGTAATGTGTACAGCATCTACCAAGCTGAGCCTGTGCGCCACGGCTTCGCGCCCCTCACACCTGAGGCGGATGTCAAATACGGCGAGGCGTATGACCCCATCCAGTCCGGgacaggcggcggcggtggtaACAGCCCGGACAGCCCGGACGTTGGTGGAGGGAACGGCCCGGCAGACGGGCCTGGCACGACTGTGATGCCGAGCGGTGCGACGGCGGTGCCAAACAGCGCGGGGCGGTTGGACGTATCGGCGCTGCTCGTCATGAGTGCGATCTTGATATTCGCATAG